CCGCGGCCTCACCATGGGCGCAGTCAAGGGCTGAGGGCCGGGCCTCCGCCCAACGCCACATGAACGGCCCCTTCAAGGGCCGTTCACGGTGGTATCGCTACTGTCTCACAACCAGGAGCAGAAGGAGGCAACACATGCTCGATCCACACAAGGAACGGCCCATCGACTTTCGCATCTTCAAGGACCTCAACATTCCGGAAGTGTCGATTCCGGCGGGCAACACCATTGTCACCGAAGGTGACGATGGAACGCTGATGTACATGATCCGCCAGGGCACGGTCGAAGTGCAGGTCAACGGCATCCCCGTCGAGGAGATCAGCGAGGGCGGAATTTTTGGCGAAATGGCCTTGCTGGAGCGTACCACCCGCAGTGCCAACATTGTCGCCAGGACCGATGTGATCGCCGTGCCGCTGGATGAAAAGCGCTTCATGGCACTGATGGCCAAGGTCCCGCATTTCAACCTGCTGATCATGCGCCTTCTGGCCCGCCGCATCCGCAAGATGAATGCGAAACTCGCGGTGCTCCAGGCGGTGACGACAGGCCCAAACTGAAGCTGGCCCCCAACGGCCTTCACATCGCCGCCACGCAATTGTGCAGGAACGTGAAGAACGCTCCGGTCATTTCAGGCGTATGAGGGACGGAAAGGGAGACCAACCCATGACGCTCACCGCCCTCGCACGCCCGCTGCTGGCCCTCGCCCTTGGCGCTTTCCTTATCGTTCCGGCCCATGCCGACACCGCCATCTTCGCCGGCGGCTGTTTCTGGTGCGTGGAGAAGGACATGGATCACATCAAGGGCGTCACCCGTACAACGTCCGGCTATGCCGGCGGCACGGCGGACAACCCAAGCTATGAGAGCCACGAAGGTTACACCGAGTCCGTCGAGGTGGAATTCGATCCCGCCGTGGTGAGCTATGACGAACTGGTGCGCCGTTTCCTCCGCACCATCGATGTGACC
The nucleotide sequence above comes from Hyphomicrobiales bacterium. Encoded proteins:
- a CDS encoding cyclic nucleotide-binding domain-containing protein; protein product: MLDPHKERPIDFRIFKDLNIPEVSIPAGNTIVTEGDDGTLMYMIRQGTVEVQVNGIPVEEISEGGIFGEMALLERTTRSANIVARTDVIAVPLDEKRFMALMAKVPHFNLLIMRLLARRIRKMNAKLAVLQAVTTGPN